From the Syngnathoides biaculeatus isolate LvHL_M chromosome 10, ASM1980259v1, whole genome shotgun sequence genome, one window contains:
- the optc gene encoding opticin, which yields MQKISKFEMIVSLASMMVAFALIFLGPRPGLMAPLDGTEDDRFDLENSDLISVTDWDNLDTHIYGDNDDYDDQEIEVETVAANIHPIASHAKVDHLEVKVTRPSLPPLPVTLDFRGSGLFEPETRLGMPTCLLCICIRGSVYCDDTGLKQIPPLPKDTRHFYGRFNSIRHVRNNDFINLSRLQSIDLTGNQITEMDEDVFRPLQQLHDLLLADNKLQALPELPLTLKHIDLQNNKLISRGIHSESFKDMSQLEYLYLSNNKLDYIPTPLPLSLRVLHLKGNNIQSLHEDTFCNSHDRHFSRWNLEDIRLDANPLDVNLFPQAYFCLPRLPVGSH from the exons ATGCAGAAGATCTCCAAATTTGAGATGATTGTGTCTTTGGCATCTATGATGGTGGCTTTTGCCCTGATCTTCCTGGGTCCCAGGCCTGGCTTGATGGCCCCACTTGATGGAACAGAGGATGATCGTTTTGACCTGGAGAACTCTGACTTGATTAGTGTAACAGACTGGGACAACCTGGACACTCATATTTATGGTGACAATGATGATTATGACGACCAAGAG ATTGAAGTAGAGACTGTTGCAGCAAACATCCACCCAATAGCCAGTCACGCAAAAGTTGATCACCTTGAGGTAAAAGTGACTCGGCCTTCTTTGCCTCCATTACCTGTGACACTGGACTTCAGAGGTTCTGGTCTATTTGAACCTGAGACCAGACTGG GAATGCCCACCTGCCTTTTGTGTATATGTATCAGAGGGAGTGTATACTGTGATGACACAGGCCTCAAACAGATACCACCCCTGCCAAAGGACACAAGGCATTTTTATGGGCGTTTCAACAGCATCCGACACGTCAGGAACAATGACTTCATAAACCTAA GTAGGCTTCAGTCTATTGACCTCACCGGAAACCAGATTACTGAAATGGATGAAGATGTGTTTCGCCCGCTACAGCAGCTTCATGACTTGTTGTTAGCTGACAACAAACTACAGGCCTTGCCAGAACTTCCACTTACCTTGAAGCACATTGAtctacaaaacaacaaactgatCAGCAGAGGAATCCATTCAGAGTCTTTCAAG GATATGAGTCAGCTGGAATACCTCTACCTATCTAATAATAAACTGGATTATATTCCAACACCACTGCCATTGAGTCTCAGAGTTTTGCACCTAAAG GGCAACAACATCCAGTccctgcatgaagacaccttcTGTAACAGCCACGATCGTCACTTCAGTCGGTGGAACCTGGAGGACATCCGCCTGGATGCCAATCCTTTGGACGTCAATCTCTTTCCTCAGGCCTATTTCTGCCTGCCACGCCTGCCTGTAGGAAGTCATTAA